From a single Lolium rigidum isolate FL_2022 chromosome 7, APGP_CSIRO_Lrig_0.1, whole genome shotgun sequence genomic region:
- the LOC124673165 gene encoding ABC transporter C family member 10-like — translation MATATSAAFSSTAIPRPRRRSIPAATFRSSSPCLIPSRLLRPVFLYSPRAIPLQQQQRRRRGRRDPRLGSFPALLSGAEERDGFGCYEAGRSETPFSAAGFFGRLAFSWLDPLITTTNGRHAPLAAGDVPKLGAADRAETQYTAFSSALAAAATSIHDHHHPRPAAILRAIVSCHSAEIAASALYALLKVLALSAGPPLLKAFVHASASSPPAARRERCCLLALALFLAKCVESVSQRQWYFRSRRAGIQVTSLLSAAIYRKQQRLPSPATTNHSPGQILSYLTVDARRIGDLFPFRLHQAWATVLQLAVALAVLHDAVGAAAIASVAVILLTVAVNAPLARHQQSVQSELMRAQDMRLNAVSESIANMKALKVYAWENHFREVIRGLRESELRWLSAFQTGRAYTSVVFWASPALVSAATFTACWFLRIPLDASNVFAFVAALRLVQDPINRMPDVIGAIIQGRASLSRIAEFLGVPELQDVRHGQERSGEHGQCYVLIRSGNFSWENNSDRPSLRNIDLEVKSGEKVAICGEVGSGKSTLLGAIFGDVPRTEGKIEVCGKIAYVSQNAWIQKGTVRDNILFGSTMDMQRYEEALHRCSLIKDLEMLPSGDLTQIGEKGVNLSGGQKQRVQLARALYQDADVYLLDDPFSSVDVHTATSLFNDYVIGGLARKTVVLITHKVEFLPAFDSIQLMCDGEIKLAGSYKELLSTSKEFRELVHAHKDGANFSNVMSMANDERTNGKPTAKISCIHISSREDEAMKHSEEDQLMKREDEEIGYTSLGPYLQYLFQNKGYVYASLVAVTNLLFISGQVAQNSWLAANVQNPHVSTLRLATVYVAIGAGSIIFLLLRALAAVGLGLQTSESLFSNLLTTLFRAPISFFDSTPRGRLLSRVSSDLSIIDLDIPFSFAFSISATMNAYGNLGVLVFATWQVLLVSVPVLLLAAKLQRLYLTFAKEMMMINGTTKSLIANHLGESISGASVIRAFGQEDRFFAKMLELVDNNASPCFHNFAATEWLTLRLEIMSAAILSSSAFAIALLPQGTFTAGTVGMVLSYGLSLNMLLVFSVQSQCSLANQIVSVERFSQYMNAAKEAPDIIEDNRPPDCWPATGKIQLVDLKIKYSQDSPFILHGITCTFGGGDKIGVVGRTGSGKTTLINALFRLVEPSGGKIIIDGQDITRIGLHDLRSRIGLIPQDPTLFHGSIRYNLDPLGQFSDEQLWEALGKCQLIQIVQDKKQGLDSLIMDSGSNWSMGQRQLLCLCRMLLRRHQILVLDEATASIDNLTDTIIQRTIRTEFADRTVITVAHRIPTVMDCDMVFAISDGEVVEYEEPGKLMQREGSLFRELVREYCSQSQHAN, via the exons ATGGCCACTGCcacctccgccgccttctcctccaccGCCATTCCCCGACCTCGCCGTCGTTCaatccccgccgccaccttccgctCCTCCTCCCCATGTCTGATCCCCTCCCGGCTTCTCCGCCCGGTCTTCCTCTACTCGCCGCGCGCCATACCCCTCCAGCAGCAGCAGAGACGGCGGCGGGGCCGTCGCGATCCTAGGCTCGGCTCGTTCCCCGCACTGCTCAGCGGAGCTGAAGAAAGAGATGGCTTCGGCTGCTACGAGGCCGGGAGGTCGGAGACGCCCTTCTCCGCCGCGGGCTTCTTCGGAAGGCTCGCCTTCTCATGGCTCGACCCCCTCATCACCACCACCAACGGCCGCCACGCccccctcgccgccggcgacgtcCCGAAGCTGGGCGCCGCGGACCGTGCCGAGACCCAGTACACCGCGTTCTcctccgccctcgccgccgccgccacctccatccACGACCACCATCACCCTCGCCCCGCCGCGATCCTCCGCGCGATCGTCTCCTGCCACAGCGCGGAGATCGCCGCCTCCGCCCTGTACGCCCTCCTCAAGGTGCTCGCCCTCTCCGCGGGGCCGCCGCTCCTCAAGGCATTCGTCCACGCATCCGCCTCGtctcctccggccgcgcggcgcgAGCGGTGCTGCCTGCTGGCCCTGGCGCTGTTCCTCGCCAAGTGCGTCGAGTCGGTCTCGCAGCGGCAGTGGTACTTCCGCTCCCGCCGGGCGGGGATCCAGGTGACCTCGCTCCTCTCCGCCGCGATCTACCGGAAGCAGCAGAGACTACCCTCACCAGCCACGACGAACCACTCCCCCGGGCAGATCCTCAGCTACCTGACGGTGGACGCGCGCCGGATCGGGGACCTGTTCCCCTTCAGGCTGCACCAGGCATGGGCCACGGTCCTCCAGCTCGCCGTCGCGCTGGCCGTGCTCCACGACGCCGTCGGCGCGGCGGCGATCGCGTCCGTCGCCGTGATCCTGCTCACCGTGGCCGTCAACGCGCCGCTAGCCAGGCACCAGCAGAGCGTGCAGAGCGAGCTGATGAGAGCGCAGGACATGAGACTGAATGCCGTGTCGGAGTCCATTGCCAACATGAAAGCTTTGAAGGTCTACGCGTGGGAGAACCATTTCAGGGAGGTGATCAGAGGTCTCCGGGAGTCGGAGCTCCGCTGGCTGTCGGCGTTCCAGACGGGGAGAGCGTACACCAGCGTCGTGTTCTGGGCGTCGCCGGCGCTTGTCTCTGCTGCAACGTTCACGGCCTGCTGGTTTCTGAGGATCCCGCTGGATGCTAGCAATGTTTTCGCGTTCGTCGCCGCACTGCGGCTCGTGCAGGACCCGATTAACCGGATGCCTGATGTCATCGGAGCCATCATCCAGGGAAGAGCATCGTTGTCTCGGATCGCTGAGTTCCTTGGCGTGCCTGAGCTGCAGGATGTTCGGCATGGGCAGGAGCGATCCGGTGAACACGGTCAGTGCTATGTGTTGATCAGGTCTGGAAATTTCTCATGGGAGAATAATTCAGATAGACCAAGCCTGAGGAACATAGATTTGGAGGTGAAATCTGGAGAGAAGGTAGCGATATGCGGCGAGGTTGGGTCTGGGAAGTCGACTCTTTTAGGAGCTATTTTTGGGGATGTCCCCAGGACAGAGGGCAAG ATCGAAGTCTGTGGGAAAATAGCGTACGTGTCCCAGAATGCATGGATCCAGAAAGGAACCGTGAGGGACAATATCCTCTTTGGGTCCACCATGGACATGCAAAGGTACGAAGAGGCTCTTCACCGATGTTCCTTGATCAAAGATCTTGAAATGTTGCCATCTGGTGATCTCACTCAAATTGGGGAGAAAGGAGTTAATCTTAGTGGAGGACAGAAGCAACGTGTTCAGTTAGCTCGAGCGTTGTATCAAGATGCGGATGTCTATCTGCTTGATGACCCTTTCAGTTCTGTTGATGTGCACACGGCCACAAGCCTCTTTAAT GATTATGTTATTGGAGGCTTAGCAAGAAAGACTGTTGTGTTAATAACTCATAAAGTGGAGTTTTTACCTGCATTTGATTCCATCCAA CTAATGTGTGACGGAGAGATAAAGCTTGCTGGTTCTTACAAAGAATTACTATCAACTTCAAAGGAATTTCGGGAACTTGTACATGCACACAAAGATGGCGCCAACTTTTCAAATGTTATGTCCATGGCCAATGATGAAAGGACCAATGGCAAGCCTACAGCGAAGATCAGCTGCATCCATATTAGTAGTAGAGAAGATGAGGCCATGAAGCACTCAGAAGAGGATCAATTGATGAAGAGAGAAGATGAAGAGATTGGTTACACTAGCTTGGGGCCTTATTTACAGTACTTGTTCCAGAACAAGGGCTATGTGTATGCTTCTCTTGTTGCGGTCACAAACTTACTTTTCATATCTGGACAAGTTGCCCAAAACTCATGGCTTGCTGCCAATGTGCAAAACCCTCATGTGAGCACACTGCGTCTGGCTACGGTCTATGTCGCAATTGGAGCTGGTTCAATCATTTTCTTGCTTTTGAGAGCtctagcagcagtaggccttggccTTCAAACATCGGAATCTCTATTTTCCAATTTACTTACCACTTTGTTCCGTGCCCCCATATCCTTTTTTGACTCCACTCCGCGTGGAAGGCTACTTAGCCGG GTGTCTTCGGACTTGAGCATTATCGACCTTGACATTCCATTTAGTTTTGCTTTCAGCATCAGTGCCACCATGAATGCATATGGTAATCTGGGCGTGTTGGTGTTTGCCACTTGGCAAGTTTTGCTTGTCTCTGTTCCAGTCCTCCTCCTGGCTGCTAAGCTGCAG AGGCTCTACTTAACCTTCGCAAAGGAAATGATGATGATCAACGGCACCACGAAATCTCTTATCGCCAATCACCTGGGAGAATCAATTTCAGGAGCAAGCGTAATAAGGGCCTTTGGGCAAGAAGATCGCTTTTTCGCTAAAATGTTGGAGCTCGTTGATAACAATGCGAGCCCATGTTTCCATAATTTTGCAGCAACTGAATGGCTTACTCTACGCCTGGAGATCATGAGTGCCGCTATCCTTTCGTCTTCTGCCTTTGCCATTGCTCTTCTTCCCCAGGGGACTTTTACCGCAG GAACTGTAGGAATGGTTCTGTCTTACGGTCTATCACTCAATATGTTATTGGTTTTCTCTGTCCAAAGCCAGTGTTCTCTTGCAAACCAAATCGTCTCTGTCGAAAGATTTAGCCAATACATGAATGCTGCAAAAGAGGCACCAGATATCATCGAAGATAATCGCCCACCAGACTGCTGGCCGGCCACGGGTAAGATTCAACTCGTGGACTTGAAG ATTAAATATAGTCAAGATTCTCCATTCATTCTGCACGGGATCACTTGCACATTTGGAGGAGGGGACAAGATCGGGGTAGTTGGGCGCACCGGAAGCGGCAAGACAACTTTGATAAACGCATTGTTCCGACTTGTTGAGCCATCTGGAGGGAAAATAATAATCGATGGGCaagatattacaagaattgggttGCATGACTTGCGGTCGCGCATCGGTCTTATCCCGCAGGATCCAACACTTTTTCATGGTTCCATACGCTATAACTTGGATCCTCTAGGCCAGTTCTCAGATGAACAGCTATGGGAG GCTCTTGGAAAGTGCCAgctaattcaaattgttcaagatAAGAAGCAAGGTTTGGATTCACTGA TCATGGACTCAGGCTCAAACTGGAGCATGGGCCAGAGGCAGCTGCTCTGCCTGTGCCGCATGCTCTTGCGGCGGCACCAGATCCTGGTCCTTGACGAGGCCACAGCATCCATCGACAACTTGACGGACACCATCATCCAGAGGACTATCAGGACAGAGTTCGCCGACCGCACCGTCATCACGGTCGCCCACCGGATTCCGACGGTGATGGATTGTGACATGGTGTTCGCCATCAGTGACG GTGAGGTGGTGGAGTACGAGGAGCCTGGGAAGCTGATGCAGAGAGAAGGGTCGCTGTTCAGGGAACTCGTCAGGGAGTACTGCTCTCAATCTCAGCATGCAAACTGA
- the LOC124670095 gene encoding uncharacterized protein LOC124670095: MADHDLDDAALWACVDTAAQASQRGLPKPPPSPAISRCGPVDDPHRGEVLQPARPYKLQRIASHAHAHGHATPPPPSPPPPYMAPDASRGLMLVQHPRPELPWVTEPNAASPVAVAAAAAHSLFPTAAASVSSFRKYQEVSLSILDKGDHTMISGNPYIKKSGWRKLSCFYNISFEIKDHSIEYDDSHSVNSAQFLVRASMQSGRFSDGWGSCDRREKRFNKPNHDIPSTAETRAKNKACQDLLGIGHSRTG, encoded by the exons ATGGCCGACCACGACCTCGACGACGCCGCGCTCTGGGCCTGCGTCGACACCGCCGCCCAAGCCTCCCAGAGGGGCCTCCCCAAGCCCCCGCCCTCCCCCGCCATCTCCCGGTGCGGCCCCGTCGACGACCCGCACCGCGGCGAGGTGCTGCAGCCCGCCCGCCCCTACAAGCTCCAGCGCATCGCCTCCCACGCCCACGCCCACGGCCACGCCACGCCGCCTCcgccctcgcctcctccgccCTACATGGCCCCCGACGCCTCCAGGGGGTTGATGCTCGTCCAGCACCCGCGCCCCGAGCTGCCCTGGGTCACGGAGCCCAACGCCGCGagccccgtcgccgtcgccgccgccgccgcgcacagCCTcttccccaccgccgccgcgtcTGTGTCCAGCTTCAGAAAGTACCAGGAGGTTTCCCTCTCG attttagaCAAAGGCGACCACACCATGATCAGTGGGAATCCATACATAAAGAAATCAG GGTGGAGAAAATTATCGTGCTTCTACAATATCTCGTTTGAAATCAAGGACCACTCTATTGAGTACGATGACAGCCACAGTGTCAACAGTGCTCAATTTCTTGTCCGAGCGTCTATGCA AAGTGGCAGGTTCTCAGATGGTTGGGGTTCATGTGATCGACGAGAAAAAAGATTTAACAAGCCAAACCATGATATCCCCAGCACAGCTGAAACCAGAGCTAAGAACAAAGCTTGTCAG